The proteins below are encoded in one region of Hordeum vulgare subsp. vulgare chromosome 3H, MorexV3_pseudomolecules_assembly, whole genome shotgun sequence:
- the LOC123443787 gene encoding cytokinin riboside 5'-monophosphate phosphoribohydrolase LOG-like, producing the protein MPKQKHPLSINGRLPPRHPAQLKSQPRLPLPLPYQQQYLPGAKNHQPSLAPTPTEAMAVEATTEKNTGTGAAGGVAPESGDRRSRFRRICVYCGSAKGRKASYQDAAVELGKELVERGIDLVYGGGSIGLMGLVSHAVHDGGRHVIGVIPKSLMPREVTGEPVGEVRAVSGMHERKAEMVRSADAFIALPGGYGTLDELLEVLTWAQLGIHKKPIGLLNVDGFYNFFLSFIDMAVSEGFIKEDARHLVISAPTAKELVLKLEEYVPDYEIGLVWEDQGQIGHGFVPELEPGIASS; encoded by the exons ATGCCCAAGCAGAAGCACCCTCTCTCTATAAATGGACGCCTCCCCCCACGACATCCGGCTCAACTCAAGTCACAACctcgcctccccctccccctcccctaccAGCAGCAGTACCTAcccggagcgaagaaccaccagccTTCCCTAGCACCAACACCCACGGAGGCGATGGCAGTCGAGGCCACGACAGAGAAGAACACCGGCACCGGCGCGGCTGGCGGAGTAGCCCCGGAGAGCGGGGACAGGCGCTCCCGGTTCAGGCGGATCTGCGTCTACTGCGGCAGCGCCAAGGGCCGAAAGGCCAGCTACCAGGACGCCGCCGTCGAGCTCGGCAAGGAGCTG GTGGAGAGGGGCATCGACCTGGTCTACGGAGGAGGCTCCATTGGGCTCATGGGCCTGGTCTCCCACGCAGTTCATGATGGAGGACGACATGTGATTGG GGTCATCCCCAAGTCCTTGATGCCCAGAGAG GTCACTGGAGAGCCTGTGGGGGAAGTAAGAGCTGTCTCCGGCATGCATGAGAGGAAGGCCGAGATGGTTCGCTCTGCTGATGCTTTCATTGCCTTACCCG GTGGCTACGGGACTTTGGATGAGCTGCTCGAGGTCCTCACCTGGGCCCAACTTGGGATCCACAAGAAGCCG ATTGGGCTTCTGAACGTGGATGGGTTCTACAACTTCTTCCTGTCCTTCATCGACATGGCTGTGAGTGAAGGATTCATAAAGGAGGACGCGAGGCACCTCGTCATCTCAGCTCCTACCGCCAAGGAGCTAGTTCTCAAGCTTGAG GAATATGTTCCAGACTACGAGATCGGGTTGGTTTGGGAGGATCAGGGCCAGATCGGCCACGGCTTCGTGCCAGAGCTGGAGCCTGGCATTGCGTCGTCATGA